The window GGCGTCGCTCACATCCTTCGCTTGACGCCATGCGGCGCAGAATTCCGCGACCAGATCACGCGGCACATCGAGGAACCCGCACCGCCCGCGCAGCACCGCATTCAACGCCTGGGACCTGTTGACATAGCCCCGTTCGCGCCACTCGGCATCGAACGCTGCAAGCTCAGACTGACTGGCCCGGAACGCCACTGTCTCGCTCGGATCGCGCACCGCGATCCCCTCGCCCGCCTCCTCTTTCGCGAGCCGGTTCACATGGCGCGGAGAGATGCCGAACGCCGCTGCCAGGTCCTTCGCGCTTTCGCCCGCCGCGAAGCGCCGCGCGACTTCGATGCGCGCCTCTAGCGTCAGATTTTTGCGGGCTCGGCCCATCACAGACCCCTCGGACAAAATGTGTAAACATTGGACATATCCTGCCAACGTCTTTCTTCTCTCCTTCGCTTATACTTCAATACATCACATTGCGCAATATTACGTTTAGCGTGTTGTGTCTTTTTGCTAGCAATAGGGTGCACTGAAGACTGCTCCGCAGCGCGGCATGGAACGGGCGCAGTCCTCATCGATGCGCGGCAATCTGGTCGAAAAAATCTGCTGAACCTTGTGCTGGAGCAGCACGCAAGGACGAGCAGTCCGAGCCGATCACGGCTCGGGCGCCAAGAGCACGAAAACGGGCCGCGCGGGATGGCGCAGGTCACGCCCGGCTAGGGCGTC is drawn from Pseudophaeobacter arcticus DSM 23566 and contains these coding sequences:
- a CDS encoding helix-turn-helix domain-containing protein, which codes for MGRARKNLTLEARIEVARRFAAGESAKDLAAAFGISPRHVNRLAKEEAGEGIAVRDPSETVAFRASQSELAAFDAEWRERGYVNRSQALNAVLRGRCGFLDVPRDLVAEFCAAWRQAKDVSDAGLALAKAVHRGRLEVSEADRAVLIELLDLAQSMSREMGRMKDAAQALRHQEWPQKEEGQGAKSAVLEDGPRAIECGLRLVRNG